Proteins from a genomic interval of Aspergillus flavus chromosome 7, complete sequence:
- a CDS encoding permease of the major facilitator superfamily, with translation MSEAVLNSEKSPSSSDSSGTAVVGTDGESKIPHVFNEQTNYVPKSTIITIFLACSTVDLIALMDQTTLASSLSIIGNALHASDKASWISGGYFVTSTCFQLIYGRLSDIWSRKLVLFVGLGIFFIGSLAASLSQTATQLIVFRAFTGVGGGGLMTVAQMIVSDVVPLRERGKYQGILGAVVAIANGIGPVIGGALSSINEDSWRWIFRLNLPLTAITTLCVLFFMPLRKVTGDWKMKLKAIDFIGAFLALGSTAVLLLGLTWGGGEYPWASAHVIATIVVGFAVAVGFVIWQWKGATYPLVPMHIFKSRIVNGACLTMFINGWNFLVQVYYIPTFYQLVFGYSTVKAGAMLLPVTLMQTVSSTVSGLVVHWVGRYRECILFGWMIWAVGLGLFSTLNESSGLGKQIGYGLLTGVGVGNTLQPALIAVQAGVERKDMAVVTSFRNFVRNLGGTLGLAIAGTIINNLITSSISSLGLTQSETRSFLSSPQNYLSKLPQAEAERARSLLIPAYQKGFRIIFLIGAALAAVAFVLAFWLMPQVTLNRADDEKLKEEGRKRVKGEGKCDEEVNEEERR, from the exons ATGTCAGAAGCAGTACTCAATTCGGAAAAGTCTCCAAGCTCGTCAGACTCCTCGGGGACAGCTGTTGTAGGGACCGACGGGGAGTCGAAGATACCTCATGTCTTCAATGAACAGACGAATTATGTCCCGAAAAGCACAATCATTACG ATATTCTTAGCATGCTCGACAGTCGATCTCATAGCATTGATGGACCAGACCACTCTGGCCTCCAGTTTGTCAATCATTGGAAATGCCTTGCACGCCAGTGATAAAGCTTCTTGGATATCTGGAGGATATTTTGT CACCTCGACCTGTTTCCAGCTCATATACGGCCGCCTTTCAGACATATGGTCTCGCAAGCTTGTCCTTTTTGTCGGACTcggcatcttcttcatcgggTCACTGGCAGCATCGCTTTCGCAGACGGCCACCCAGCTTATAGTCTTTCGTGCTTTTACCGGTGTaggtggtggtgggttgATGACTGTGGCTCAGATGATCGTCAGCGACGTCGTCCCGCTACGTGAAAGGGGCAAATACCAGGGCATCTTGGGCGCAGTAGTAGCAATCGCCAATGGAATTGGGCCCGTCATTGGCGGTGCCTTGTCCTCCATCAACGAGGATTCATGGAGATGGATCTTTCGCCTGAATCTCCCACTCACGGCGATAACAACCCTGTGCGTGCTGTTCTTCATGCCTCTGCGGAAGGTAACAGGGGactggaagatgaagctcaAGGCAATTGACTTTATCGGTGCATTCCTCGCCTTAGGCAGTACTGCAGTTCTTCTGTTAGGTCTGACATGGGGTGGAGGTGAATACCCTTGGGCTTCGGCCCATGTCATTGCCACGATTGTGGTGGGTTTTGCTGTGGCCGTTGGGTTCGTGATCTGGCAGTGGAAAGGGGCTACATATCCGCTCGTGCCGATGCATATATTCAAATCTCGGATTGTGAATGGTGCGTGCCTGACTATGTTTATAAACGGGTGGAACTTTCTTGTCCAGGTTTATTATATCCCAACCTTTTATCAGCTGGTCTTTGGGTATTCCACGGTGAAAGCTGGTGCGATGCTTTTACCTGTAACATTGATGCAGA CTGTCAGTAGTACCGTCTCAGGCCTTGTTGTTCACTGGGTGGGCCGTTATAGGGAGTGTATTCTCTTCGGCTGGATGATCTGGGCCGTTGGACTTGGTTTATTCTCCACTCTAAATGAATCATCCGGTCTGGGAAAACAAATTGGTTATGGACTCTTGACTGGTGTTGGTGTGGGGAATACACTGCAGCC CGCCCTGATCGCCGTCCAAGCAGGAGTAGAACGGAAGGATATGGCGGTTGTCACCTCATTTCGAAA TTTCGTAAGGAACCTTGGTGGCACGCTCGGCCTCGCCATCGCCGGAACCATCAT AAACAATCTAATCACAAGCTCTATCTCCTCACTGGGCCTCACACAGTCTGAAACCCGCTCTTTTCTATCGAGCCCTCAGAATTACCTCTCCAAGCTACCACAGGCAGAAGCAGAACGTGCCCGATCTCTGTTGATTCCGGCTTACCAGAAGGGGTTCCGgattatatttcttattGGTGCAGCATtggctgctgttgctttCGTTTTGGCCTTTTGGCTGATGCCCCAGGTGACCTTGAATCGGGCGGATgatgagaagttgaaggaggagggaaggaagagggttaagggggagggaaaatgTGACGAGGAGgtaaatgaagaagagagaagatga
- a CDS encoding putative dimethylaniline monooxygenase (dimethylaniline monooxygenase) encodes MSDSSSIPTPALPSYSQVACIGAGASAIALGASLKRWYGLEDIRFFERQTDYGGTWHINTYPGCACDVPSALYSFSFAPNAQWSKLMPSQQEIKSYQDGVVATYDLKQRMTFRTEVKRCVWRDDASRWVLFLLNVETGEESTHECQVLFSATGHFAEPRPCEIPGASSFQGNIIHSARWDHSVSLEGKRVVVVGNGCTAAQIVPAIVKRTEHLTQIIRSQHWIFPATNFTYPKILKWIFEYIPLALKLHRLHIFLLAENGFRMFPMTDRAARLRQKRRIEVEKYMKETAPAKYHDILIPDFEIGCKRRIFDDGYLKSLHSENLSLTTAKILEIVPEGVRTSDGIVAADVIVLATGFKTNQFTPFMEIVGRNGSLDDHWKRYDGPEAYNCSAMSGFPNFFLLFGPNAGTGHTSALMAAENSVNYALRVLKPVFEKGADSVELTQVAEDEYSQRVQEALRNRVWNAGCQSWYQNDKNWNAMAYPWSQAYFWYRSLFPINSHWNVRTRNPKKFRIGKYWTILPIILSLSFLASRTGNTLAIGPTILDFGKNMLSSIRHATISGFKESLIRGAKGLF; translated from the exons ATGTCAGACTCAAGCTCAATTCCAACTCCTGCACTCCCTTCTTACAGCCAAGTGGCTTGCATTGGGGCAGGCGCAAGTGCGATTGCTTTAGGTGCATCACTGAAAAGATGGTACGGTTTAGAAGATATTCGCTTTTTTGAGCGGCAGACAGACTACGGTGGAACGTGGCATATCAACACCTATCCAG GCTGCGCATGCGATGTTCCCAGTGCTCTCTACAGCTTTTCATTTGCTCCCAACGCACAGTGGTCCAAATTGATGCCTTCGCAACAAGAAATCAAATCTTACCAGGACGGTGTTGTAGCAACATATGACTTGAAACAGAGGATGACGTTCCGCACGGAGGTCAAACGCTGTGTATGGCGGGATGATGCGTCTCGATGGGTTCTGTTTCTCCTCAATGTCGAAACTGGAGAAGAATCAACACATGAGTGTCAGGTACTGTTTTCTGCTACCGGTCACTTTGCTGAACCTCGGCCCTGTGAAATACCTGGAGCTTCATCTTTCCAAGGCAACATTATTCATTCCGCCCGATGGGATCATAGTGTCAGTTTAGAGGGCAAAAGAGTTGTAGTCGTCGGGAACGGAT GTACCGCAGCGCAGATTGTACCTGCCATTGTCAAACGGACCGAACATTTGACACAGATAATTCGGTCCCAACACTGGATCTTCCCAGCAACTAACTTCACCTACCCGAAGATCCTGAAATGGATTTTTGAGTACATCCCTCTTGCATTAAAACTTCATCGACTGcatattttccttcttgcggAGAACGGCTTCCGGATGTTTCCAATGACAGATAGGGCTGCACGGCTGAGACAGAAGCGCAGAATAGAGGTTGAGAAGTACATGAAAGAAACAGCGCCGGCAAAATATCATGATATTCTGATTCCAGACTTTGAGATAGGATGCAAG CGACGGATTTTCGATGACGGATATCTCAAATCGCTCCACAGTGAAAACCTTTCTCTCACAACAGCCAAGATCCTCGAGATTGTTCCTGAGGGTGTGAGAACTTCTGATGGAATTGTTGCTGCCGATGTCATTGTTTTAGCAACCGGGTTCAAAACGAATCAATTTACGCCCTTCATGGAAATTGTGGGGCGTAATGGGAGCCTGGATGACCACTGGAAGAGATACGATGGACCTGAGGCTTACAACTGCTCTGCAATGAGTGGATTTCCGAACTTCTTCTTGTTATTTGGGCCCAACGCCGGGACTGGTCATACCTCGGCGTTGATGGCTGCAGAAAA CTCTGTCAATTACGCGCTTCGTGTACTGAAACCGGTCTTTGAAAAGGGGGCGGACTCCGTTGAGCTCACACAGGTAGCGGAGGACGAATATTCTCAAAGAGTTCAAGAGGCATTACGAAACCGAGTGTGGAATGCTGGCTGCCAATCG TGGTATCAGAATGATAAAAACTGGAACGCCATGGCTTATCCTTGGTCCCAGGCCTATTTCTGGTACCGGAGCCTATTCCCAATTAACTCACATTGGAATGTTCGG ACACGGAACCCCAAAAAGTTTCGGATTGGCAAGTACTGGACGATATTACCCATCATTCTTAGTTTGAGTTTCCTCGCATCCCGCACTGGAAATACTTTGGCCATTGGTCCTACGATACTCGACTTTGGCAAGAATATGCTGTCCTCCATACGACATGCTACAATTTCTGGTTTTAAGGAGAGTTTGATCCGTGGAGCTAAGGGCTTATTTTAG
- a CDS encoding ankyrin repeat-containing domain protein, whose protein sequence is MVSIYELPHEILLSIINEFETERDISVFTQLNRFFYRCFTPNLYQHNVGQSKSSALVYAARYGRLSTATKAIELGGADPDLIASNQTVLSHAAKAGHAEICEFLLSRYNVKVDSRNIHNNFTPLLIAASFGHAPVVRVLLAHGANPNETEGERDRSGRSALSLACVRGFSAVVDVLLADAPGLKVDGYSTNTDHIPLLVAIRFRHESIAL, encoded by the coding sequence ATGGTATCAATATATGAATTGCCACACGAAATACTCCTTTCGATTATCAATGAATTCGAGACGGAACGGGACATCAGCGTTTTCACCCAGCTCAACCGCTTCTTTTACAGATGTTTCACTCCCAACCTTTACCAGCACAATGTCGGTCAATCGAAGAGCTCGGCTCTTGTCTATGCTGCACGTTATGGACGTCTCTCGACAGCCACAAAAGCCATCGAACTTGGAGGGGCAGATCCAGATCTGATCGCCAGTAACCAGACGGTTCTCTCGCATGCCGCAAAGGCAGGACATGCAGAAATATGCGAGTTCCTGTTGAGTCGCTACAATGTCAAGGTTGATAGCCGAAATATCCATAATAACTTTACCCCCCTTCTCATCGCCGCCTCCTTCGGGCACGCTCCTGTTGTCCGGGTTCTACTGGCTCATGGGGCAAATCCGAATGAGAcggagggggaaagggacAGGAGCGGGCGTTCGGCACTCTCTCTAGCGTGTGTCAGAGGTTTTTCTGCGGTGGTTGATGTTCTGCTAGCTGATGCTCCGGGATTGAAGGTGGACGGTTACTCCACAAATACGGACCATATCCCTCTTCTGGTGGCAATTAGATTCCGCCACGAGTCAATCGCGCTTTAA
- a CDS encoding putative dimethylaniline monooxygenase, whose protein sequence is MSLPSYDALVVGAGFGGIYQLYSLLKLGLTVKLVERAEGPGGTWYWNRYPGATSDTPSHLYRYSWDKEDLQSYSWSHNYLERKEVLAYLEHVVERHDLRRHMQFHTEVVSAIWNDDSCTWTVESSQGSFTARYLITSLGIITEPNWPNIPGRDQFQGSLYHTARWPDQYDLKGKRVGLIGNGSSGVQVITAIAQDVESLVCFQRHPQYIVPAGKRAVSQEERNTINKAYDEIWQKVKQEIGGMGVEEAKTSAMSVVDEERERIYQAAWDDGGAFRFLLGTFNDLILNEASNRTACDFLKKKIDQIVQDPEKRRKLTPSELYARRPVCADGYYEQFNRENVDVVDIAESPMLEFTRDGIKLADGTVHKLDVVICATGFNAFDGAYRRIDVVGREGKTLNEYWKDGPTTNMAVATAGFPNLFMIFGPQTPLTNGPPAIEAHVEFITGAISRAEKHRKEQSTLPTPAKIVIESTEEGEAAWGGLCNAISDAALFRTAASYFNGVNVDGKPRSVYLFLGGLNMFLQKLKECEESEYPSFHPF, encoded by the coding sequence ATGTCCCTGCCTTCGTACGATGCACTGGTCGTTGGTGCTGGGTTTGGTGGAATCTATCAGCTATACTCCCTCCTCAAGCTCGGGTTGACCGTCAAGCTGGTCGAAAGGGCCGAAGGACCTGGAGGAACATGGTACTGGAACCGCTATCCAGGCGCGACAAGCGATACCCCCTCTCACCTCTATCGTTATTCCTGGGATAAGGAAGACCTCCAATCATACTCCTGGTCCCATAACTACCTGGAGAGAAAGGAGGTTCTCGCTTATCTGGAACATGTTGTGGAGCGCCACGACTTGCGCAGGCATATGCAGTTTCATACAGAGGTGGTCTCCGCGATATGGAACGACGACAGCTGCACATGGACTGTAGAATCTAGCCAGGGTTCTTTCACGGCTCGCTATCTCATAACGTCTCTCGGTATCATCACAGAGCCAAATTGGCCGAACATCCCTGGGCGTGATCAGTTCCAGGGCAGTCTATATCATACTGCTCGGTGGCCAGACCAGTATGACCTGAAAGGCAAGAGGGTCGGATTGATTGGGAATGGATCGTCCGGTGTGCAAGTAATCACTGCAATTGCCCAGGATGTCGAGTCTTTGGTCTGTTTCCAACGACATCCCCAGTACATCGTTCCCGCGGGCAAACGTGCCGTCTCGCAGGAGGAGCGCAATACGATTAACAAGGCTTATGACGAGATATGGCAGAAAGTGAAACAAGAGATCGGAGGGATGGGCGTTGAGGAGGCCAAGACGAGTGCGATGAGTGTCGTGGACGAAGAGCGCGAACGGATCTACCAAGCCGCCTGGGACGACGGAGGAGCCTTCCGATTCCTCCTAGGGACATTTAATGATCTAATTCTCAACGAAGCATCCAACCGAACGGCATGCGATtttctgaagaagaaaatcgaCCAGATTGTGCAGGATCCAGAGAAGCGCCGCAAATTAACCCCGAGCGAACTCTACGCCCGCAGACCAGTTTGTGCCGATGGCTACTACGAGCAATTCAATCGGGAGAACGTCGATGTCGTCGACATCGCGGAGAGTCCCATGCTCGAGTTTACTCGCGACGGGATCAAGCTGGCCGATGGAACCGTACATAAACTGGATGTCGTTATTTGCGCCACGGGTTTCAACGCATTTGATGGGGCTTACAGAAGAATCGATGTGGTCGGGCGCGAAGGGAAAACATTGAACGAATATTGGAAAGACGGACCAACCACAAATATGGCCGTTGCAACAGCAGGGTTTCCAAATCTTTTTATGATATTTGGGCCTCAGACTCCCCTGACCAATGGACCCCCGGCCATTGAAGCCCATGTTGAGTTCATTACTGGGGCCATATCGCGTGCGGAAAAGCATCGCAAGGAGCAGAGCACTTTGCCGACCCCGGCTAAGATAGTAATTGAATCCACAGAGGAAGGGGAAGCTGCGTGGGGTGGATTGTGCAATGCTATTAGCGACGCCGCCCTGTTTAGAACAGCCGCATCGTACTTTAACGGCGTGAATGTGGATGGTAAGCCACGGTCTGTGTATCTCTTCCTGGGCGGATTGAATATGTTTCTACAGAAGCTGAAGGAGTGCGAGGAGAGCGAATACCCTTCTTTTCATCCTTTTTAG
- a CDS encoding putative cysteine synthase B has translation MTNLNERNVYFGRDSLKKYFDPDCQPPLPLVELPEHLNPYHQDGVRVYAKMMTMHPANNVKAMPAMNMLEKSVTPGKTNTIIEYSSGSTVISMSMIARVMHGIQDTRAFLSNKTSEAKLQLMQFFGLNITLFGGPSQPEPYDERGGIQSARRMAMDSDSVLNPNQYENDHNWQSHIRWTGPQIYKQLPEINVLCAGMGTSGTMTGLGTYFKEAKPSVLRLGVCTAPGDRVPGPRSFALMKPVEFPWKAAVDVIEEVNSSDSFSLSLDLCREGIVCGPSSGFNLQGLFQMLEKRKAAGTLSEIAGPDGYIHCVFLCCDLPYQYIGEYFQKLGADKFHPIQNERLTKVDLYRYDESWERSPVVLFTHFYNTPNVLSECLLSDIKLRPLCCVLDLRTTADFASWHLPGSVNIPLRSLDSHTVKPFSDPGVLEAQWSELEAMFKDPSVITKLDSHHVLVICYNGDTARVATSVLRAKGIEADSLRGGYQALKDHGLWGSSGVESVEKNTYPTTTTTELSVSTN, from the exons ATGACCAATCTCAATGAACGCAATGTATACTTCGGGCGAGATTCGCTCAAGAAGTACTTTGATCCAGACTGCCAGCCTCCTCTACCTCTAGTTGAACTTCCAGAACATCTGAATCCTTATCATCAGGATGGTGTACGAGTCTATGCcaagatgatgacgatgcaCCCAGCAAACAACGTCAAGGCAATGCCAG CAATGAACATGCTCGAGAAGAGTGTGACGCCCGGTAAAACAAATACTATCATCGAGTACAGTTCCGGATCCACGGTGATCTCAATGTCTATGATCGCCAGAGTCATGCATGGCATTCAAGACACGCGTGCATTCTTGAGCAATAAGACAAGCGAGGCCAAGCTCCAGCTAATGCAGTTCTTTGGGCTTAATATCACTCTTTTTGGTGGTCCCTCCCAACCCGAACCCTATGACGAGCGAGGTGGTATCCAAAGTGCCCGGAGGATGGCAATGGATTCAGACAGTGTCCTCAACCCGAACCAATACGAGAACGACCATAACTGGCAATCACACATTCGCTGGACGGGACCCCAGATCTACAAACAACTCCCTGAAATAAATGTTCTCTGTGCGGGAATGGGGACATCTGGAACAATGACTGGATTGGGTACATACTTCAAGGAAGCGAAGCCATCGGTACTCCGTCTGGGGGTGTGCACAGCCCCTGGCGATCGTGTTCCGGGCCCAAGGTCGTTCGCCTTGATGAAACCCGTGGAGTTCCCCTGGAAAGCAGCCGTAGATGTTATTGAGGAAGTAAATTCGTCTGACTCGTTTTCATTGTCACTAGACCTGTGCCGCGAAGGTATTGTCTGTGGCCCTTCATCTGGCTTCAACCTGCAAGGTCTCTTTCAGATGTTGGAAAAGCGCAAGGCAGCTGGTACCTTGTCCGAAATTGCAGGACCTGATGGTTACATTCATTGTGTCTTCCTATGCTGTGACCTACCTTATCAATACATTGGAGAGTATTTCCAGAAGTTGGGAGCTGACAAATTCCACCCTATCCAGAATGAA AGACTTACCAAAGTTGATCTATATCGCTACGATGAAAGCTGGGAGCGAAGTCCAGTAGTCCTTTTCACTCATTTTTACAATACCCCCAACGTTTTGTCGGAATGTCTCCTAAGTGACATCAAGCTGAGGCCCCTGTGCTGTGTTCTAGACCTGAGAACAACGGCGGACTTCGCCTCATGGCATCTTCCTGGCTCGGTCAATATTCCCTTGCGGAGTCTCGACTCACACACTGTGAAGCCGTTCTCGGACCCCGGTGTACTAGAGGCACAGTGGTCAGAGTTAGAAGCAATGTTCAAGGATCCGAGCGTGATCACCAAGTTGGATTCCCACCATGTGTTAGTGATTTGCTACAATGGAGACACAGCGCGAGTGGCCACTAGCGTGCTGCGAGCCAAGGGCATCGAGGCTGACAGCCTTCGGGGAGGATACCAAGCTCTGAAAGACCACGGGTTATGGGGTAGCAGTGGAGTTGAGTCGGTGGAGAAAAACACATatccaacaacaaccacgaCAGAACTGTCCGTATCGACTAATTAA
- a CDS encoding putative siderophore iron transporter (unnamed protein product), with the protein MTTHKDSPSIGVNEDPILPAVTTENQDQQDGVRVAEAVTASWSKKSLIVTYASMWMLYFVNGLNNNLTSNLSAYITSDFSEHSLLTVISVVTSVMGAACVMPIAKVLNLWDRTLGISIMVLIAIMGLIMMAGCNNITTYCAAQAFYTVGFTGTIFCVDVITSDTSSLRNRGIAYAFTSSPYIITAFAGSPLSNQFHETNWRWAYGTICIILPIVASPLIITWELAKRKADKEGRLQYKPRSTRRWWQSVWYYIIEFDIVGIFFMIGGLILFLTSFNIAGNTKGEWKSAKIIAMMVVGFCVLAAFVAYERWGAPKPFIRFALLSNRTVIGACLLDITYQVSYYCWASYFTSFLQVVFNTSLTQAGYISAIFDLMDPVWLIGCGYLIRVTGRFKWLLMLAVPLYLLASGLMIYFRAPGHSVGYMCMCQIFLAVGGGTMILIEQIAVLAAAKHEDYASMLALLSVFGNVGGAVGNSVSGAIWTNTLPKKLRELLPAETKDQWADIYESLDVQLSYPVGSPTRTAIQNAYAFSQRNMMIAGTAVMGLSIGWVLMMRNIKVKGNKNVTQVLF; encoded by the exons ATGACCACCCACAAGGATTCCCCCTCTATTGGGGTCAATGAGGATCCGATACTCCCTGCGGTGACCACCGAGAACCAGGACCAACAGGACGGTGTTCGAGTCGCTGAGGCAGTGACTGCCTCCTGGTCCAAGAAATCCCTCATCGTAACATATGCCTC CATGTGGATGCTGTACTTTGTCAATGGCCTGAACAACAATCTAACCTCCAACCTCTCGGCATATATCACAAGTGATTTCTCGGAACACTCGCTGCTCACAGTCATCAGCGTTGTGACAAGTGTGATGGGTGCTGCATGTGTGATGCCAATTGCAAAAGTTCTGAATCTGTGGGACCGTACTCTGGGGATCTCCATCATGGTCTTGATTGCCATCATGGGTCTTATTATGATGGCTGGTTGTAACAACATCACAACTTATTGTGCCGCGCAG GCATTCTATACGGTCGGCTTTACCGGCACAATTTTCTGCGTGGATGTGATCACTTCGGATACTTCGTCACTTCGCAACCGTGGTATCGCATATGCCTTCACCTCGTCGCCTTATATTATTACTGCTTTTGCCGGATCACCCCTGTCCAACCAATTCCATGAGACCAACTGGCGATGGGCTTACGGAACTATCTGCATCATTCTTCCAATTGTTGCTTCTCCCTTGATCATCACATGGGAGTTGGCCAAGCGAAAGGCAGACAAAGAGGGTCGGTTGCAGTATAAGCCGCGTAGCACTCGGAGATGGTGGCAGAGTGTGTGGTATTATATCATCGAGTTTGACA TCGTCGGTATTTTCTTCATGATCGGCGGGttgatcctcttcctcacctCTTTCAACATCGCCGGGAATACCAAAGGAGAGTGGAAATCGGCTAAGATAATTGCTATGATGGTAGTCGGGTTTTGTGTCCTTGCCGCATTCGTTGCCTATGAGCGCTGGGGAGCACCGAAACCATTTATTCGTTTCGCGTTACTCTCGAATCGAACTGTGATCGGTGCTTGTCTGTTGGATATCACATACCAAGTCTCCTACTACTGCTGGGCCAGCTACTTTACCTCTTTCCTACAAGTGGTCTTCAACACAAGCCTCACCCAGGCTGGTTACATCAGTGCGATCTTCGACTTGATGGACCCCGTCTGGCTTATTGGCTGTGGATACCTCATCCGAGTCACTGGTAGGTTCAAGTGGCTGCTCATGCTTGCCGTTCCACTTTACCTTCTGGCCAGTGGTCTGATGATCTATTTCCGCGCCCCGGGTCACAGTGTCGGGTACATGTGCATGTGCCAGATCTTTCTGGCTGTCGGTGGTGGTACCATGATCCTGATTGAACAGATTGCCGTCCTGGCAGCTGCCAAACATGAAGACTATGCCTCCATGTTGGCGCTGCTCAGTGTGTTTGGCAATGTGGGCGGTGCTGTGGGCAATAGCGTATCTGGCGCCATTTGGACCAACACGCTCCCGAAGAAGTTGCGCGAGCTGTTGCCGGCGGAAACAAAGGATCAATGGGCGGATATTTACGAGTCACTGGATGTTCAGCTTAGCTATCCCGTGGGCTCGCCTACTCGCACCGCCATTCAAAACGCGTATGCGTTCAGCCAACGGAATATGATGATTGCTGGAACCGCTGTGATGGGTCTGTCCATTGGCTGGGTTCTGATGATGAGAAACATCAAGGTGAAGGGCAACAAGAATGTAACACAGGTTCTATTTTAG
- a CDS encoding uncharacterized protein (expressed protein): protein MISKILLLPNELITSILNHLPYPSIIALQWTCRQLYTITKAHQHSQNNLENGKSYTMKDLLEIEKWPFFSQGQCNGPLQPIAGLDFFACYMCLKIRSAEYFSNAMMKGRRGKISLYSCTENNNRFCIPCGVRSGSYIRGTMLQFGGAMGTYGFVCYGCKCFIATSSELEMRERRCFICLRKRYKQSH, encoded by the coding sequence ATGatttctaaaatattactCCTCCCAAACGAACTTATCACATCCATACTCAACCACCTACCTTATCCCTCAATCATTGCATTGCAGTGGACATGCAGACAGCTTTACACCATCACAAAGGCCCACCAACATTCACAAAACAACCTTGAAAATGGAAAATCATACACCATGAAAGATCTTCTCGAGATAGAGAAATGGCCTTTCTTCTCACAAGGGCAATGCAACGGCCCCTTGCAGCCGATAGCAGGACTCGACTTTTTCGCTTGTTACATGTGTCTCAAGATACGATCTGCAGAGTATTTCTCCAACGCTATGATGAAGGGCCGCAGGGGAAAGATATCTCTGTATTCATGTACAGAGAACAACAATCGCTTTTGTATCCCTTGCGGTGTGAGATCTGGGAGTTACATTCGTGGAACCATGCTGCAATTTGGGGGTGCGATGGGTACATATGGGTTTGTTTGTTATGGTTGCAAATGTTTCATAGCTACTAGCAGTGAACTGGAGATGAGGGAGAGGAGGTGTTTTATATGCTTGAGGAAAAGATATAAGCAAAGTCATTGA
- a CDS encoding Alpha/Beta hydrolase protein: MSPIFYLKVYVIRLLTRLFAWLDRRGGPLRPPGPDLTVNIPSILSESKGSFDVFFYFPPGYDRNYPKGNGFPVVLNFHGGGYCVGHARDDERFIAELTSRGAVVASVNYRRAPESPYPVAIEDSLDALLYIWRNAASLNIDKHRTVLAGSSVGGHLAFTSLLMLWKRMKDKRLQIDPSNLGTVKGIMAFYPVMDMTKSRAERAQSNPAFLALKKKPASSKKFIGSVFDEAFFWKLKEKPDKGFMYLSPGLAPEDSLKEALPPIISFKLAGLDYLLSEEKEAVRRLGLLGKKVDCEVVEGVSHYWDHMARTPEMKELRDKCLGKAAEEIEQMWQS; this comes from the coding sequence ATGAGTCCCATTTTCTATTTGAAAGTATATGTTATACGCCTTCTAACTCGCCTATTCGCCTGGCTTGACCGAAGAGGCGGCCCATTGCGACCACCTGGCCCAGATTTGACAGTAAACATCCCGTCAATACTTTCCGAGTCTAAGGGTTCATTCGATGTGTTCTTCTATTTTCCACCAGGATATGACCGCAACTATCCCAAGGGAAACGGTTTTCCAGTCGTTCTCAACTTTCACGGCGGTGGTTATTGCGTCGGACATGCTCGCGACGACGAACGTTTCATTGCCGAGTTGACCTCTCGCGGTGCCGTTGTTGCAAGTGTCAATTACCGTCGAGCACCCGAGAGTCCATATCCAGTCGCGATCGAAGATTCCTTAGACGCATTGCTTTACATCTGGCGCAATGCAGCCTCTTTAAATATTGACAAGCATCGAACCGTTCTCGCTGGTTCAAGTGTTGGTGGCCACCTCGCCTTCACTTCCCTTCTCATGCTCTGGAAGCGGATGAAAGATAAACGCCTCCAAATTGATCCTTCAAATCTGGGAACCGTCAAAGGAATAATGGCTTTTTATCCAGTCATGGATATGACTAAGAGCCGTGCTGAGCGTGCTCAATCCAACCCGGCATTCTTGGCACTGAAAAAGAAGCCGGCATCCTCTAAAAAGTTCATCGGATCTGTTTTCGACGAGGCTTTCTTCTGGAAactgaaagaaaagccagaCAAGGGCTTCATGTACCTCTCTCCCGGGCTTGCGCCTGAGGATTCGCTGAAAGAGGCTTTGCCACCTATCATATCGTTCAAACTTGCGGGTCTTGACTATCTCTTGagcgaggagaaagaagcagttcGTCGCCTGGGATTGTTGGGGAAGAAAGTTGACTGTGAAGTTGTGGAAGGGGTTTCCCATTATTGGGACCATATGGCAAGAACACCGGAGATGAAGGAACTGAGGGATAAATGCTTGGGAAAGGCTGCGGAGGAGATAGAGCAAATGTGGCAGAGCTGA